CCGGATTATGGATCACCGGCCCCTCGCCCTTGGCGAACTCCAACTGAATCCCCATCGGCTCCAGAGGAAGAAGAATGTCGGCGAAGATGATCGCCGCGTCCAGGTTGAAGAGCTCGATCGGCTGAAGGGTCACCCGGGCGGCCAGATCGGGGGTTTTACAGATCGTGAGGATGGAATGGGTTTTCCGGATCTCCCGATATTCCTTCATGTACCGTCCGGCCTGGCGCATGAACCAGACCGGAGTTCGATCGACGGGCTTTCTTTGGCAGGCAAGAAGAAAACGATCGCTACGGCTCATCGTTAATTCCATTTTTGGTTATTTTCCCGACCCGACCACCCGAAAGCGGTGTTTTAAGGCCGGGCGAGAAAAATTTAAATCATTGTACCAGCCGGGAAGTAGGGTGTCAATCCGGATTCAGGGCCACGATGGATGAAAAATTAATTAGATATCAGTAGGATACGAACGTGGAAAACTACAATATATTAGCCTCGGTTGCCAACGAAACTGATGCAATCCGGGATTTTATATACCAGCGACGATCCAGGATCGTTAATGCTCCACCAAGACGGCACCGACCCTATTCCATATATATTGTTCATCTTGACAGGCCACCCTTCGATGGTAAAATTATATTGATGACAAACAATCCGGAGCCTTTGTTAAAAATGAACCCTTCCAACCCCTCTTTCTCAGGCAACGGAAAACCAAAAGTCGCGCTGGTTCTATCCGGCGGAGGCTCCAAGGGGGCCTATTCGGTCGGGGTTGTGAACGCCCTGTGCGAACGGGGAATCCACCCGGACATCGTCTGCGGGACGAGTTCGGGCGCCCTCAGCGCGGCCATGGTGGTCGCAGGCGAAGAGAAAAAACTTCTTGAGATCTGGAAGCACCTCACCACCGAAAAAGTCTACTCGCGAATGTGGAAAATGTCCTTTATCGCTTCTTTCTTCAGTAATTTCACCTATCCCTTTTTCTCCTCTAAACCGCTCCTGGACCTGATCCGCGAGAGCGTGGATTTCGAAAGGATCCAGAAAAGCTCAAAAAAACTGATCGTCAGCGCCTTCGACTTGGTGACCGGGAAGGTCCTGCGATTCTACAATGACAGTCCTCACCTCGATCTTTGCCTTCTGGCCTCCGCGAGCATCCCGGTGATCTTTCCGCCGGTCCGTGTGGGCGACCACGTCTTGGTGGACGGCGGCGTCACGGACAACGTCCCTTTCAAGGCGGCGATCGAAAACGGCGCCACGAAAATCTACGCGGTGATCAACAGCCGAAGGGAGGATTTCGCCAATAAAAAAATCCGCAACAACCTTGCGCTCACTATCACGCTCCTGGAGGCCAGCCAATATGC
The Nitrospiria bacterium genome window above contains:
- a CDS encoding patatin-like phospholipase family protein; this translates as MNPSNPSFSGNGKPKVALVLSGGGSKGAYSVGVVNALCERGIHPDIVCGTSSGALSAAMVVAGEEKKLLEIWKHLTTEKVYSRMWKMSFIASFFSNFTYPFFSSKPLLDLIRESVDFERIQKSSKKLIVSAFDLVTGKVLRFYNDSPHLDLCLLASASIPVIFPPVRVGDHVLVDGGVTDNVPFKAAIENGATKIYAVINSRREDFANKKIRNNLALTITLLEASQYAILLDDAQHLNRINSLYPRGELHPVEMVLLQPSKSLELGTLEFSNSYKLNRAIELGYEDTVKFLSVNAPDNPLAIKA